The Psychroflexus sp. ALD_RP9 region AAAAGAAAACCACTTTGGTTTGACGCGTTGTATATTTCAATGATATCAGAAACATATAAAAAATCAAGTCGATTAAAGGGTTTGATGGTTGGGCTGATATCTAATCTAAGCGGATTGTTTACGAAAAACTATTCTTCTAATCAATTTGTGTTTAAAAAGCTTAAATAAGCGCTTATTTATTACTTTTTTTGGGTTAGTATACTTATCTATAAGAAAATTTAAAAAGGGGCTTAGAATGAAATTATATAATCAATTAAACATAAGTAAAGACTATTAAAATAAATTAACTAATAGGAAATATTTATAACTTTTACAGTAATGAAATTATAATACCTTTGGCAAAAATTATCACATGAAAAAAATTATTGTTTCAGCTTTTACAATTGCAACATTATGGTCTTGTCAACAAGATAAAACAGCTTATGTTAATAATTCAAAATTGATTCAGGACTACAGCAAAATGAAAAGAACAGAAGCTGAGTTTAAAGTAAAAAATGAAGCTTTGTCTTCAGAATTAGATTCAGTTGCTATGGCATTTCAACAAGAAGTCCAAAAGTTTCAATCTGAAATGGAATCAATGTCAAAATCTAAGCGAGAAAGCGAGCAAAACCGCTTGATGCAAAAACAACAACAGCTACAACAACAACAGCAACAAAAAAGCCAAATGCTTAGGAAAGAAAGCGATGAGGCGATTAATGCAATTATTGATGATGTAAAAGACTATGTAGCTGATTATGGTAAAGAAAATGGATATACTT contains the following coding sequences:
- a CDS encoding OmpH family outer membrane protein — translated: MKKIIVSAFTIATLWSCQQDKTAYVNNSKLIQDYSKMKRTEAEFKVKNEALSSELDSVAMAFQQEVQKFQSEMESMSKSKRESEQNRLMQKQQQLQQQQQQKSQMLRKESDEAINAIIDDVKDYVADYGKENGYTYIFGSNESANIMYAKKGLDLTDEILKELNKKDSLAQEK